The following proteins are co-located in the Callithrix jacchus isolate 240 chromosome 10, calJac240_pri, whole genome shotgun sequence genome:
- the RBM4 gene encoding RNA-binding protein 4 isoform X2, whose protein sequence is MVKLFIGNLPREATEQEIRSLFEQYGKVLECDIIKNYGFVHIEDKTAAEDAIRNLHHYKLHGVNINVEASKNKSKTSTKLHVGNISPTCTNKELRAKFEEYGPVIECDIVKDYAFVHMERAEDAVEAIRGLDNTEFQGKRMHVQLSTSRLRTAPGMGDQSGCYRCGKEGHWSKECPIDRSGRVADLTEQYNEQYGAVRTPYTMSYGDSLYYNNAYGALDAYYKRCRAARSYEAVAAAAASVYNYAEQTLSQLPQVQNTAMASHLTSTSLDPYDRHLLPTSGAAATAAAAAAAAAAVNAASTSYYGRDRSPLRRATAPVPTVGEGYGYGHESELSQASAAARNSLYDMARYEREQYADRARYSAF, encoded by the exons ATGGTGAAGCTGTTCATCGGAAACCTGCCCCGGgaggccacagagcaggagatcCGCTCTCTTTTCGAGCAGTATGGGAAGGTGCTGGAATGTGACATCATTAAGAATTACGGCTTTGTGCACATAGAAGACAAGACAGCAGCCGAGGATGCCATACGCAACCTGCACCATTACAAGCTTCATGGGGTGAACATCAACGTGGAAGCCAGCAAGAATAAGAGCAAAACCTCAACAAAGTTGCATGTGGGCAACATCAGTCCCACCTGCACTAATAAGGAGCTTCGAGCCAAGTTTGAGGAGTATGGTCCGGTAATCGAATGTGATATCGTGAAAGATTATGCCTTCGTACACATGGAGcgggcagaggatgcagtggagGCCATCAGGGGCCTTGATAACACAGAGTTTCAAG GCAAAAGAATGCACGTGCAGTTGTCCACCAGCCGGCTTAGGACTGCGCCCGGGATGGGAGACCAGAGCGGCTGCTATCGGTGCGGGAAAGAGGGGCACTGGTCCAAAGAGTGTCCGATAGATCGTTCAGGCCGCGTGGCAGACTTGACCGAGCAATATAATGAGCAATACGGAGCAGTGCGTACGCCTTACACCATGAGCTATGGGGATTCATTGTATTACAACAACGCATACGGAGCGCTCGATGCCTACTACAAGCGCTGCCGTGCTGCCCGGTCCTATGAGGCAgtggcagctgcagctgcctcCGTGTATAATTACGCAGAGCAAACCCTGTCCCAGCTGCCACAAGTCCAGAATACAGCCATGGCCAGTCACCTCACCTCCACCTCTCTCGATCCCTACGATAGACACCTGTTGCCGACCTCAGGAGCTGCTGCCACAGCCGCTGctgcagcagcagctgctgctgcagTTAATGCAGCTTCCACTTCATATTACGGGCGGGATCGGAGCCCCCTGCGTCGCGCTACAGCCCCAGTCCCCACTGTTGGAGAGGGCTACGGTTACGGGCATGAGAGTGAGTTGTCCCAAGCTTCGGCAGCCGCGCGGAATTCTCTGTACGACATGGCCCGGTATGAGCGGGAGCAGTATGCCGATCGAGCGCGGTACTCAGCCTTTTAA
- the RBM4 gene encoding RNA-binding protein 4 isoform X8, translating to MVKLFIGNLPREATEQEIRSLFEQYGKVLECDIIKNYGFVHIEDKTAAEDAIRNLHHYKLHGVNINVEASKNKSKTSTKLHVGNISPTCTNKELRAKFEEYGPVIECDIVKDYAFVHMERAEDAVEAIRGLDNTEFQGGMCVG from the exons ATGGTGAAGCTGTTCATCGGAAACCTGCCCCGGgaggccacagagcaggagatcCGCTCTCTTTTCGAGCAGTATGGGAAGGTGCTGGAATGTGACATCATTAAGAATTACGGCTTTGTGCACATAGAAGACAAGACAGCAGCCGAGGATGCCATACGCAACCTGCACCATTACAAGCTTCATGGGGTGAACATCAACGTGGAAGCCAGCAAGAATAAGAGCAAAACCTCAACAAAGTTGCATGTGGGCAACATCAGTCCCACCTGCACTAATAAGGAGCTTCGAGCCAAGTTTGAGGAGTATGGTCCGGTAATCGAATGTGATATCGTGAAAGATTATGCCTTCGTACACATGGAGcgggcagaggatgcagtggagGCCATCAGGGGCCTTGATAACACAGAGTTTCAAG GTGGGATGTGTGTGGGCTGA